TGGTTTCAGGTTGTCCACGCTGTTCAAGATAAAGTTCCAGTATTTTTTGATGGAGGAGTTAGACGAGGAACAGACATATTCAAGGCCTTAGCACTGGGCGCAAAAGCTGTTCTGGTGAACTTACTTGAAAAAAATTACCTGCTATTTATTCAGTTTTTAAGCTCTACCTTGTTCCTTCCATGGATTTGCTCTTTGACTTAGTCTAAAACATATTCCTCCAGATTGGTCGAGCGGTTGTGTATGGCTTGGCAACTAAGGGGGAGCGAGGGGTAAAGCAGGTTATTCAAATGCTCAAGAATGAACTTGAGTTAACAATGGCCCTTTCTGGTTGCTGCAGTGTCGACGACATAACCAGAAGCCATGtgaaaacagaaaaagaaaggtTCCTTTGTAGGATGTAGTTCCCTATCAAAAGCAGCTTGCTTCAACTCTACAATTGTGTGACATCATACTTGGTGGTAACTTTTTAGGTGAATAAAAAATTTATCAATAAATGTTTCAGCTCTAGAATTGTGTCACATCCCTTATTCCTTTTCAGCTCTAGAATTGTGTCACTTCCCTTATTCCTTTtcatcttttctcttttttttttttttcttcttcaattgTGGATTGTGCTCAAACATTGAAAGCTGTGATTTGGAATTCTTTAAGGTTTGCCCAGTGCAATTCCACAATTGAGGTCTAGGGAGAGTAGACTGTACCCAgcccttacccctaccttgtagatatagagaggttgtttccgatagaccttcGGCTCAAGTAAAGCATTTGAAAGTTGTTGTTTATGGGTGATTCTTATTGTAAATGTTCTCGTTTCCATAATAGTTTCCTCTTTTTGTTGTATGTACAATACCTTGAAGTCTGAATGAGTCATTGGTGAGTAGATTTCCTTTTTACAACCACTAAAATTTGCACGTTGCATTTGCTCCTGTGTTCTCTATGTAGCGtgccaagaaagaaaaaaaaagataaaagccAAACCCAGACTGCTGAGAGTGATGACTAGTGTCGAAGCTTCAAAACTTTCAGACTCGGTAAGAGAATCAGAGTGTCAAATGCAGACAATACCACACGTGTTTTGGGTTGCCTATATTTAAAAAAGGAGAAATCCTCAAAGACCAGTTAACGCAACTTTTGTTTACTGCAAAGTTTGAACTCAATAAGGTAAATATAGTCACATTGTCACACGTCATGTATTATGCTCTTACCAAAGCTCTGATGACAATTTATTTAAGCATAATAGTAAGGACAACTAATCGTGCGTCACCCTTCTCAGGCGACGCATCCACAACGCAAGGCAAAAAAATCGCTGCTTAATGTGATTTATTTTTCTTCATTTTGATGTATAAAGTTTGTTCTTTGGGACAATATTTTCAACAACGTAAGGCAAAAACACGTTATAAAATGGACTATTCAATGGAAACATCTTTCTGACAACATATAACCTGCAATATCTTTCTGACAACATATAACCTGCCTTATCACGTGCAAACTTGATGGAAGTTCACCTTCAACCCAGTTAGGTTGGTTCTCATCTTcataatgcatgcagaaacatattCAAGTTTCGGCAGGGTGAACAAGAGGTTTGCCTCAACACACTTCAACGAAACAACTAATAAAAGTTCATAGACGATAGGAAAATCGTTGAATTTTGAAATAGAATGTGAAGGAGAAACAACTAAATGGGAACCAATGGCGTAGCAAGCAGATTGTGAAGGAGCAACAACTAAATGGGATGTGATATGGTTCCGAAGGATGAACTGGATATGGACAGTTCCAACAAGATTTCATTCTTGAACAATTTTTTGATTTATTTCATCTATTCCATGACCGAAACAGGGGAGGATACACGTTACACTACGATTTTGAATCAAAAGAGAGATTTCAAGAAATGGCAAATCTATTCACTCTTATCAATAACCGAGCCAAATCTGGTGTATCATAAGAGATTTGCCTTTTCTATTGATTCCTGCGGATTGGATCACAAACAATTCTTGAATGAGGCTAGGGATGAATCGAAAAAGAAATCTTTATTGGTTACCAATGGCATACCAAGCAGACCTATAAACAGAGTCCCAACGAACCCCGACCAAAAGATGAATGTTCCAATAGTTACATCAAAATTCTGAAAACACAACCACAACATGACTATCAAAATATATTCTAAGAAATACGTGACTCCCAAAATATTATGCTACTGCATCAAGCAAGTATGAACAAGAATAATAGAGGAAACATCGCACTCACAGTATACACTCACCCTACGAAATCAAAGACACAAAAATGCACAACTCATAATAATACTCATACATGTGAGGGACCGCATTACCAAGCTTTAATTTCAAAAACTGAACATAAGAAAACCTAGACGCTATAAAACTCATCTAGTCTAGAGGAAGGCAATGAAATGCCAAGCCAAGTTTCTGCACATCACTGATAATACATGAGTTGCTGAGCAGCAAGATTCTGGAAACCACCATCATATATAGCCTGGCTTGCTCCAGAGCCACTCATTCCCATTGATGCTTGCTTCAGAGGATGTTGACCCTGAGGTTGCATGAGGGCATGAACACCAGCCATCTTGCTCATAGCTAGTTGTCGTTCATAAGCCAAAAGGTCAGCAGAGAGACCACCAAATGGCGCAGCGGCTGGTGGTGGAAGAGGATTTGAGGCTGTTCCAGGTGGTGTTGGTTTGTTACCCCAAGAACACTGGAAATACACAAATGAGAAAGTCAAGCTTAAAAGTTATTGATCAAATAGTAGAGCTGAGATACAACTATGAGGGTGTTTGGCGCACTTTTAAGCTTATCTACGTGTTTGGTAACCATCAAATTACTTATAAGCCAAGTGCTTATATAAGCTAAAAACAGCCAAAAGCCAGGTCATCCCCAACTTATGGTTTTAAAGTTCATAAGCACTAAGTATTTTACTATTTTATCCTTATATATTTGGTTTAAATTCTCAAAGTatctttcccaaaaaaaaaaactcctaatGCCCTCTTCACTCGCATTCGTTGTTCCTCACTTTCTTTACAAGAATAATTTTAAATCTAAATTTTTTTACAAAAACTTGGGTATTCTAGTCATTCTAACAAAAGAACAATTACTCAAGCACTTTTTTACCAAACACACACATCACTGCTCAAACATTGAAAGCTATGATTGGGAATTCTTCACTCGCATAAAATCAATTTCATACACGTCAAGTAGAATGATGTTACCTTAATCTGTCTTCCACGCAGAATTGATTGGGCATTTCCCATTTGAATTGCCAAAGCGGCCTCATCATGGGTACTGTATCTTACAAAGCCAAATCCTTTATCACGTTGAACACGAACTTCCTCTATCACTCCTGCACCAATGGCATAAAAGTGGCAATGGAGATCGAGTTGTGTCGCCTGAAACAAATGAAAGTAAAAGGGGTGAGTCCTTCCAAAAGCACAATGGCACttcaagacttttttttttttttattaagcaccgggtgtccgggtctctttgagccccgactaatcccgggggtgcacaggccctcggcaaggagtttcccgcaagtgcaccacgggtaattcagggttttaccccagtccgatggccctcagaaattgtttgcatcCAGTGGGTTTCGAGTAGAAAGGTTCGTGTAGGAGTATTTTACCTCGGGAGCAAGATTACCCACATAAACAGTTGTATATTGTGGGTTGTTTTCAGGAGCATCAATATTTGCTGGATCTTTACCATCTTCTGAAACAAGAAAGAGATGCATTAAGAAGGCCAGAACCAATATCAAGAAGAATTAAACCCTCTGAATCCAGCCACCTTCCAAACAAAACCGAACACTAGCTTGTCCTGGATTCGAAAACTGTACACACCTGCTGATCCATTAGCTAATTCCACGACACTTTTGGCTTCTGAACCCTGCTCGTCATTCGAATTAGCACTTTTCGTAGCCCAGTTACAACGTATCTGTCTACTGCCAAGCCATTTCCCTTACAGCATAACACAAGCAATCAGCTATTTGAGAGAGGAGCAACATAAATACAACGGGTAAAATAAAACCTTCTAGTTCTCAAATGCTTTGGAATAATCCAACATGCACATCAATCTGTAATAAACTAAGTGAATGCAGATAACTTTTACGAACTTACCAGTTAAATCATTGATTGCACTTTGGGCATCCTGGATAAAAACAACAAGATTAAATGGGAACAAAGTTGCACATTACCCGGGAGATAATTTGAAACAAAATGCAGATAAAAGGATACCTGTTGGTTCCGGAAAGAAACAAATCCAAAACCCCTAGAACGCCCCGTCTGCTGATCCCACATTACCCTAGCATCACTATCAATTGGAAGGCAAAATTAGAATTAGCTAAAGACAGAGAAGGATGAAGGCAACACAATTATATTCATTTCTGAATAGCATTAAagacttaggggtcgtttggtaggagggatAGGATGGGATGGGATGGGATTATTAGTCCTATGTGATAGGAATTAATAGAGATCTTGGGATAATTAGCCACTGGGTATACATATTTAAGTACACATATCATTTTTTGTGGTGTTGTATTTGACACTTTCTAGACAGAGCACCTTCTGAGGGAGGCTCCTAGGAGTAGGAGGTACTTACGAGCAACTAGGGTAAACCGAGAAGCAAGCAAACAACATGGCATCAGTAACTTCTGGGCTCAGATCACCAACAAATACATTGAAGTGAcctataaaaaagaaaaataaatactacacaaaTTCACAAACTCCAACGCAACATGATAGACTAAATGCAAAATCACAAATTGAACTTATACTAAGACAGGAACGGAACGCACTGGATGTATCCTCCCTCTGTCCACTAGCATATGCCCAGTTAACTTTAATAGGCTGCCCAAACCTGAAAACAGAAGTGTATGAGCCTcagtaaaaagggaaaagggccaaaaGCAAAACACGTGGCTAATAAGCCTACTTACAGGTGCCTTCCATTTTGAGTAACTATAGCAAGTTCAGCTGATCTACGGTCATAGTAATGAACAAAACCATAAGATGACTGCACGAGACAAAGCTAATCAATTATAAGGCAATATGATAGAAAAATGCCAAGGAAATACAAGGAGAAGAAAGGGAAAACATCTATAGAACACATTAAACAGTAGCAACAGAAAACGTTGGCAAGTTGCAGGAGAAAAGATGTACCTTGTCCTTCCTTACAAGTTTGCACCCTTCAATCGGACCGGTACATTGAAAAAGTTCCTGAAGAAGCGTTTCAGACACCTGTGGGTGAATATTCCCAATATACCTGCATTATCTCAGAAATTAAAAACTAGAATTTGTAAAAACGGaaaaaagaacaaaggaaaaattgttGGATTTATAAGAACCTCCTCTCCAGTACTCAAATCATGATAGTAAGAACATTAACATGTCACCACAATTATGACCGAAATTATGTAAAAGTCAAGACAGGCCAATACAATCAAGAAGACAAACAATTAATAATCCAAAATAACACTCACACACTGCGGCATGTACTTGGATCGAACCCAGGAGGTAGATTTCCACTTGGTATCTGCATCAAAATACGTACAAATAAATAGAAGGGGAGTTGAAATTACCAAAACACAAACTACATGTCAGAAATCCCAGGTAAAAATCAAGGAAAGCACCAAGGAAAAGATAAGAGGGTAGATAAATCTTCCaagttaaccaaaaaaaaaaaagttccactTAAAAGATGTTGTATCCTTCAGTCAATCACTATTAAGTACCCAGCACTCCCGACCAACAAACTCACATAATCacacccccaccccaccacccacttttttttttccttttgttgaCTTCATTCTTGAAGAGAAAAAAGTTAACGAGTTCTTTGGTAAAAGTCAATTCAGACCAACTCATGACCCGCTCTGATGAAGCGGGATAATTGttttatttttaaacaaaaaaaattgttttattgCATAggggatttttttttggggggttggcggggggggggggggggggggggggggtttgcaACGTGGGAATTCGAACCCTTACTAACAAGGTgaaaagttcaggtagccaaccaactgagctactggATCCCTGAAGCGGGATAATTCCCCTATTGACATAAGAGTTATTTTATAAAACTTCATACTTCACTAACAAGACACTTTGATAAAGGAGGATAGCTCCCCAACTAAAAGTATCTCCAGGAACCTAAGCTACATGCAACTCCAAAATGAAAACAATTTCAGAGGCAATGACATGCATAAATAATATACCACATGAAGCTAGGTTTTGAGCTCAAGACAACCTAATTATCGGGAAAAAAATATATCAGGACAACCGACAACCCATATTTGTAAAGGTGGAAAATAAGGATATGTATAAACTAATAGGTTATAAATGACCACTGGTGATATATCAAGTCATATTAACCAATTAAGTTAATCATAAAATACAAAAGTGTCATAAAAGCTATGAGGAGAAACCTTTAGAACTATAAGATaattaaataagaaaaaattCTTTACACTTCTGATATAGTTATTAGGTAGAACAAAATGTAGAAATATAAAATATTAACAACTATTGTCAAAGAAGATTAGCTTTGTTGGAACCTGAATCATATGGAATTTCATAAAAcgaaaatttgaagaaaatacTTCGATAAAGCAGTCAATAGAACATTATGTTGGGAAAAATAAGCACTACAAGAATGCAAGACAGGGTGGCAAtagaagaaatacccaagtctaAACTTCTCAAACTATTTGAACAAGATAAGACAAACAACTCTAGCACATATGGTATCCGGACAGCAAGTACATCGACCACCAAAAAATATGGCAAAGTGGAAACAAATCAAATGCAAGAGACACAGACGTGAAAAATCTCATTGTGAAGATTAAAAACCACGGGACCTCAACCAAACCAAGCTCCACTAAATCAATCAATAAAAGTTACAAAAAATTATCGGAATTGTTCACAAAACAAGTGTCAACTGGCAACTCAAAACCAACAACAGAAACAaaattgcacaaaaaaaaaagaagaaaggagaAATGATTTTAATCTAAATACTAAGTTATGCTAAAGTAAGtatggctaataagtattaattacatgacagagaaaaaaaataagctatgtatttttacgctctaaactaattatgcaaaattaaagaatagatatccaacattactgTCATTCCTCGTGTTAGACtttaatttcttttgttagcagtagtgttgagttggttttgatttgaactttatttgagcTACTGACATCtatgggatataaaacttattggcattcaaaattttaaattcaAGCTTCAAATAATATTATAAAAGACAAAAAAACTATTAAaaattttaagaaatatttacaaattacattaaaataaatatttttatgtataaaatatttttaaaatcgaaTAGAATGTCggatcggtttggttcggtttgactttttttagctaaaaccaaaccaaaccaattatggtcgggtttttttttcaataccaaaccactaatcaagtttttttttctcgatttgactcaGTTTAttggtttggtgcggtttgtcgattTGCTTTGTACGCCCCTAGTTAGAACTAATAATGAAAATTAATAGAGACAAGGTTCAAGTTTCGTACTTCTTGATGGTTTGTACTTTTGACTAGAAAAGATACTACAATGACCTGTGCTACCAAAAGTACCAAAATTATTTACGATGCCCATTAATCTAACGGAAACAAAACCTAGAGTGCTAAAAAACGACCAACATAAAGATAAAAGAAAATACGAACATATTAACCAAAAATACATGACAAAGTGGAAATAATCCCAGCATTACTACTACACCCTATTCActattcagtactattcttaCACAACCTACCAAAAAACCCCTAAGTTATTTTAGCCGTCCACACTATACATCCAAACCCTAAGTTTCTATCATGTCAAAAGTCAAAACAACACCATAAGTTTAACGAAAAGAAAACGGGTCCTCTTCAAGTTCTTTTTAGAAAATATACTACAATAACATGTGCCGGTATTTAACCTCGAATACCTATTAATCTGACGGAAACAAAACGTAGAGTGCTAGTACGACCAACGTAAAGTTAAAAGAAATACGAACAACTTAACCAAAAATATACAACAAAGTGCGAAACGCATAATTTTCACACCAGGGTAAGCATATTTTTAAGTTGTTTTAGCCGTACACATTATACATCCAAACCCTAAGTTTCTATCATGTCAAATCAACACCATAAGTTTAACGAAAACAAAACGGGTCCTCCTCTTAGCAAATATACTACAATGACACGTGCCACCAAAAGTACCAAAAATTATTTAACCTCGAATACCAAACAAAACCTAAAGGGCTAGAAGGAATAGCGTAAAGGCAAAAGAAAATATGAAGAAATTAACCAAAAATAGACAACAAAGTGGAAAAATTACATAACAGGAAACGAACCTGAGGAGCAGCTAAGAGACCAGGGTTATAGAAGGACTGTTGTTGAAGAAGAGCTTGTTGCATCAACgcttgttgttgttcttgttttaaCCTTTGATTCTGCATTTTCTCAACTTACTACTTCCAGATCGGAGATATAATTACCGGTAAAGAAGGTCGCCgagtggaagaagaagaagaagaagaaaaaaaaaaaaggaaaaaaagagaaataaaacaATGGAAAAGGAAGTAATCGAGAGTTATTTATAGAGGAGAATGGCTATTTTTTAGGCTTTGTTTGTTTGTACGATGAGAACTGAAATAAGTTGTCCAGATTCGAGCCGGACTCTTTTTGTCGAATTCCATAGACTGGGCCTGGCCTTCTTGTTGGACCAACATCGGTTGAGTCCATTTCATGTTGGAAAAGTTACAATCAAATAACATTCTGTATTagtttataaaatatgtaatgTATAAAGTAagctaaatatacatatattatacatatctATATGCATACCTATACAGCCCAAGTGTATAAGCCATGTATACTTTAGCCGTGTTATAAACTAGATGGCCTTAGTTACATTTAGGTAAGTTTCCCATTCATATTTGGAGGTGTATTTTTCAAGACAagaattaagaaaagaaaaaaatggcGGAGCGACCAAATGCGTAATTGTCCCTTGAGAAAATATGTT
The nucleotide sequence above comes from Lycium barbarum isolate Lr01 chromosome 3, ASM1917538v2, whole genome shotgun sequence. Encoded proteins:
- the LOC132633514 gene encoding oligouridylate-binding protein 1B-like isoform X1, which codes for MQNQRLKQEQQQALMQQALLQQQSFYNPGLLAAPQIPSGNLPPGFDPSTCRSVYIGNIHPQVSETLLQELFQCTGPIEGCKLVRKDKSSYGFVHYYDRRSAELAIVTQNGRHLFGQPIKVNWAYASGQREDTSSHFNVFVGDLSPEVTDAMLFACFSVYPSCSDARVMWDQQTGRSRGFGFVSFRNQQDAQSAINDLTGKWLGSRQIRCNWATKSANSNDEQGSEAKSVVELANGSAEDGKDPANIDAPENNPQYTTVYVGNLAPEATQLDLHCHFYAIGAGVIEEVRVQRDKGFGFVRYSTHDEAALAIQMGNAQSILRGRQIKCSWGNKPTPPGTASNPLPPPAAAPFGGLSADLLAYERQLAMSKMAGVHALMQPQGQHPLKQASMGMSGSGASQAIYDGGFQNLAAQQLMYYQ
- the LOC132633514 gene encoding oligouridylate-binding protein 1B-like isoform X2 is translated as MQNQRLKQEQQQALMQQALLQQQSFYNPGLLAAPQIPSGNLPPGFDPSTCRSVYIGNIHPQVSETLLQELFQCTGPIEGCKLVRKDKSSYGFVHYYDRRSAELAIVTQNGRHLFGQPIKVNWAYASGQREDTSSHFNVFVGDLSPEVTDAMLFACFSVYPSCSDARVMWDQQTGRSRGFGFVSFRNQQDAQSAINDLTGKWLGSRQIRCNWATKSANSNDEQGSEAKSVVELANGSADGKDPANIDAPENNPQYTTVYVGNLAPEATQLDLHCHFYAIGAGVIEEVRVQRDKGFGFVRYSTHDEAALAIQMGNAQSILRGRQIKCSWGNKPTPPGTASNPLPPPAAAPFGGLSADLLAYERQLAMSKMAGVHALMQPQGQHPLKQASMGMSGSGASQAIYDGGFQNLAAQQLMYYQ